In the genome of Paenibacillus sp. FSL R5-0766, one region contains:
- the trmL gene encoding tRNA (uridine(34)/cytosine(34)/5-carboxymethylaminomethyluridine(34)-2'-O)-methyltransferase TrmL, whose product MALHIVLVEPEIPANTGNISRTCAATGTHLHLVRPLGFRTDDATLKRAGLDYWHAVHIEYHDSFAEVQEKFPEGRFFYATTKAKNRYSDFNFQDGDFLVFGKETKGLPPELIAANPDTCMKMPMTGDVRSLNLSNSAAIIVYEALRQLNFPGLEG is encoded by the coding sequence ATGGCTTTACACATCGTTCTGGTTGAACCAGAAATTCCGGCGAACACAGGCAATATTTCGCGTACTTGTGCGGCGACCGGTACCCATCTGCATCTCGTACGTCCACTTGGATTTCGAACAGATGATGCTACATTGAAACGTGCAGGCCTGGACTACTGGCATGCTGTTCATATTGAATACCATGACTCATTTGCTGAGGTTCAGGAAAAATTTCCGGAAGGTCGTTTCTTCTACGCAACTACGAAGGCCAAGAACCGATATAGTGATTTTAATTTTCAGGATGGGGATTTCCTCGTTTTTGGTAAAGAGACTAAAGGCCTGCCACCTGAATTAATTGCTGCGAATCCCGATACATGTATGAAAATGCCAATGACTGGTGACGTTAGATCATTAAATCTGTCCAATTCGGCAGCAATTATTGTATATGAAGCGTTGCGCCAGCTCAATTTCCCGGGGTTAGAAGGATAA
- the serC gene encoding 3-phosphoserine/phosphohydroxythreonine transaminase, which translates to MTKRAYNFNAGPAALPLEVLERAQAEFVDFRNTGMSIMEMSHRGAVYESVHNEAQERLLSLLGNPKGYKVLFLQGGASTQFAMLPMNLLGAGQTASYVMTGSWAKKALSEAKLIGETHVAASSEAEKFMKLPDVSNLSLPERTAYVHLTSNETIEGTQFKSFPDTGSVPLIADMSSDIFCKPFDLNQFGMIYAGAQKNLGPSGITVVIAREELVSESPKTIPTMLRYSTHVDNNSLYNTPPSFSVYMVNEVLKWIEEQGGLAGIEQKNTKKAELLYNTIDASGDFYRGCVETEDRSLMNVTFRLASEELEKKFIKASEEEGFVGLKGHRSVGGLRASIYNAAPYESVKALTDFMSHFQKTNG; encoded by the coding sequence GTGACAAAAAGAGCGTATAACTTTAATGCAGGACCTGCGGCGTTACCACTTGAGGTACTGGAGCGTGCACAGGCGGAATTTGTAGATTTTCGTAATACAGGCATGTCGATTATGGAGATGTCTCACCGTGGAGCGGTGTATGAGTCTGTACATAATGAAGCTCAGGAGCGGTTGTTGTCGCTTCTAGGCAATCCAAAAGGATACAAGGTTCTCTTTCTGCAGGGCGGTGCAAGCACTCAGTTTGCGATGTTACCAATGAACCTGCTCGGTGCAGGGCAGACTGCAAGTTACGTGATGACTGGCAGCTGGGCCAAAAAGGCTCTGTCTGAGGCGAAGTTGATCGGCGAGACGCATGTTGCTGCATCTTCAGAAGCAGAGAAGTTCATGAAATTGCCGGATGTTTCGAATCTGAGTTTGCCAGAACGTACGGCTTATGTACATCTGACTTCCAACGAAACGATCGAAGGTACGCAATTCAAATCGTTCCCGGATACCGGTTCAGTACCTCTGATTGCGGACATGTCGAGTGATATTTTCTGTAAACCATTTGATCTTAATCAGTTCGGCATGATCTACGCGGGTGCGCAGAAGAACCTGGGTCCATCCGGAATTACGGTTGTAATTGCCCGTGAGGAACTGGTGAGCGAATCGCCTAAAACGATTCCAACCATGCTTCGTTACAGCACACATGTAGATAACAATTCCCTGTACAATACGCCGCCATCCTTCTCGGTATATATGGTGAATGAAGTATTGAAATGGATTGAAGAACAGGGCGGATTGGCTGGGATTGAGCAAAAAAATACGAAAAAAGCGGAATTGCTCTATAACACAATTGATGCTTCCGGTGATTTCTACCGTGGTTGTGTGGAAACAGAGGATCGTTCCCTCATGAATGTAACCTTCCGTCTTGCTTCTGAGGAACTGGAGAAAAAGTTCATCAAGGCTTCGGAGGAAGAAGGATTTGTAGGTCTGAAAGGACATCGCAGTGTGGGTGGTCTCCGTGCCTCCATTTATAATGCTGCTCCTTATGAGAGCGTTAAGGCACTGACAGACTTCATGAGCCACTTCCAGAAGACAAATGGATAA